A portion of the Nitratidesulfovibrio termitidis HI1 genome contains these proteins:
- a CDS encoding TOBE domain-containing protein has translation MRQDDSLERIWEALAENVAERRHNPAGMLSIPDDVKYLDTVELARLEEAFRLWAARPARGDVRRSRLRMLLVFLLIRHTGARLGEVLALAPGRDIDTARGVAYLGEPQREVQLPPDLVTQLADLLDEAVAGEGEHPFAVDQAHVRRKFYERAHDCDLAPDLANPSALRRSRAIELLRSGLPLPVVQRLLGHSTASLTAAYIDVSTEDMQRMVGHALDREQRRRTSARNAFYGRIAAVVRGDVQSVVSVQTPSGIRVASVITNDSLDNLGLRPGVFAAAEVKAPWVVLTVGSEAPSSTAGNVYPATIAKVVVGAATAEAVARLADGTEICSVLTADRVRALDLAVGTPVWVLINVFSVILNVS, from the coding sequence ATGCGACAGGACGACAGCCTCGAACGAATCTGGGAAGCGCTGGCCGAAAACGTGGCGGAACGCCGCCACAACCCGGCGGGCATGCTCTCCATTCCCGACGACGTGAAGTATCTGGACACGGTGGAGCTGGCCCGGCTGGAAGAAGCCTTCCGCCTGTGGGCCGCCCGCCCGGCACGGGGCGACGTGCGCCGCTCGCGCCTGCGCATGCTGCTGGTGTTCCTGCTCATTCGCCACACCGGGGCGCGCCTGGGCGAGGTGCTGGCTCTGGCCCCGGGCCGCGACATCGACACGGCGCGTGGCGTGGCGTACCTCGGCGAGCCGCAGCGCGAGGTGCAACTGCCGCCCGACCTCGTCACCCAACTTGCCGACCTGCTGGACGAAGCCGTGGCGGGCGAGGGCGAACACCCCTTTGCCGTGGACCAGGCCCATGTGCGCCGCAAGTTCTACGAGCGCGCCCACGACTGCGACCTTGCCCCCGACCTTGCCAACCCCAGCGCCCTGCGCCGCTCGCGGGCCATCGAACTGCTGCGGTCGGGCCTGCCGCTGCCCGTGGTGCAGCGCCTGCTGGGCCATTCCACGGCCAGCCTGACGGCGGCGTACATCGATGTTTCGACAGAGGACATGCAGCGCATGGTGGGCCACGCGCTGGACCGCGAGCAGCGCCGCCGCACCAGCGCGCGCAACGCCTTTTACGGGCGCATCGCGGCGGTGGTGCGCGGCGACGTGCAGTCGGTGGTTTCGGTGCAGACGCCGTCGGGCATCCGGGTGGCCTCGGTCATCACCAACGACAGTCTGGACAATCTGGGGCTGCGCCCCGGCGTGTTCGCGGCGGCAGAGGTGAAGGCCCCCTGGGTGGTGCTGACCGTGGGCAGCGAAGCCCCGTCGTCCACGGCGGGCAACGTGTACCCGGCCACCATCGCCAAGGTGGTGGTGGGCGCGGCCACGGCGGAAGCGGTGGCGCGCCTTGCGGACGGCACGGAAATCTGCTCGGTGCTTACGGCGGACCGGGTGCGCGCGCTGGACCTGGCCGTGGGCACCCCGGTGTGGGTGCTGATCAACGTCTTTTCGGTCATCCTGAACGTAAGCTGA
- the hisD gene encoding histidinol dehydrogenase, whose protein sequence is MPCRTLFLRSVDDWKELQALLAGRDNPGDTVEPAVREILDTVRAGGDAALADYTSRFDCPGFDAARIRVDEDEIAAALAEVGPDDRAIIAEAAANIRAFHEAQKERSWFTTRPDGSVLGQMVTPVDRAGLYVPGGQGGNTPLISSLLMNAIPAQVAGVPEIAVISPPRKDGTLNPFILAAAHHLGITEVHRAGSAWAIAALAFGTETVRPVDVIAGPGNIWVTTAKRLLIGRVGIDMIAGPSEILILADHTARADWVAADMLSQAEHDPLASSICITDSPALVDALKLELAAQCDTLPRADIARKALADWGAIVVVPDMATGVAISNMIAPEHLEVLTKDPWALLGAIRHAGAVFLGGWSPEPVGDYYAGPNHVLPTMGTARFSSALSVQTFCKRTSVISATAAFTRGHAASIARLARLEGLEAHARSAESRNR, encoded by the coding sequence ATGCCATGCCGTACGCTTTTCCTCCGGTCGGTGGACGACTGGAAGGAACTGCAGGCCCTGCTCGCGGGACGCGACAACCCCGGCGATACCGTGGAACCCGCCGTCCGCGAGATTCTGGATACCGTCCGCGCCGGGGGCGATGCCGCCCTGGCCGACTACACCAGCCGTTTCGACTGTCCCGGCTTCGACGCCGCGCGCATCCGCGTGGATGAAGACGAAATCGCCGCCGCCCTCGCAGAGGTCGGCCCCGACGACAGGGCCATCATCGCCGAAGCCGCCGCCAACATCCGCGCCTTTCACGAGGCGCAGAAGGAACGGTCGTGGTTCACCACCCGGCCCGACGGTTCCGTGCTGGGCCAGATGGTCACCCCCGTGGACCGCGCCGGGCTGTACGTGCCCGGCGGGCAGGGCGGCAACACCCCGCTCATTTCCAGCCTGCTGATGAACGCCATCCCCGCCCAGGTGGCCGGGGTGCCGGAAATCGCCGTCATTTCGCCGCCCCGCAAGGACGGCACGCTGAACCCGTTCATTCTCGCCGCCGCGCATCACCTGGGCATTACCGAGGTGCACCGCGCGGGCAGCGCCTGGGCCATCGCCGCTCTTGCCTTCGGCACCGAGACGGTGCGTCCCGTGGACGTCATCGCCGGGCCGGGCAACATCTGGGTGACCACGGCCAAGCGCCTGCTGATCGGCCGGGTGGGCATAGACATGATCGCCGGGCCCAGCGAGATACTCATTCTTGCCGACCACACCGCCCGCGCCGACTGGGTGGCCGCCGACATGCTGTCGCAGGCCGAGCACGACCCGCTGGCCTCGTCCATCTGCATTACCGATTCGCCCGCGCTGGTGGACGCCCTGAAGCTGGAACTGGCCGCGCAGTGCGACACGCTGCCCCGCGCGGACATTGCCCGCAAGGCGCTGGCCGACTGGGGCGCCATTGTGGTGGTGCCCGACATGGCCACCGGCGTCGCCATCAGCAACATGATTGCGCCGGAACACCTGGAAGTGCTGACCAAGGATCCGTGGGCGCTGCTGGGCGCCATCCGGCACGCCGGGGCCGTGTTTCTGGGCGGCTGGTCGCCGGAACCGGTGGGCGACTACTACGCCGGTCCCAACCACGTGCTGCCCACCATGGGCACCGCGCGCTTTTCGTCGGCCCTTTCCGTGCAGACCTTCTGCAAGCGCACCAGCGTCATTTCGGCCACCGCCGCGTTCACGCGCGGGCATGCCGCCTCCATTGCGCGGCTGGCCAGGCTGGAAGGGCTGGAGGCGCACGCCCGCTCGGCGGAATCGCGCAACAGGTAG
- a CDS encoding phosphoribosylaminoimidazolesuccinocarboxamide synthase: MQVVTQTDIKEYPLLSRGKVRDIYEIDAQTLLIVTTDRMSAFDVIMGEPIPYKGVILNSITLFWMNRFAGLVKNHLIEHDVNRFPAPLAPYRDMLEGRAVIVKKARPLPVECIVRGHITGSGWKDYKATGAVCGHKLPAGLLESAKLETPLFTPSTKAELGEHDENISLEQAAMLLGGDLAAKVQELSIAIFSQAREYAEGRGIIIADTKFEFGLVDGELILIDEVLTPDSSRFWPAAGYAPGKGQPSFDKQYLRDWLASQPWDKTPPPPALPEHVVAETGKKYREAYEILTGQKLSV, from the coding sequence ATGCAGGTCGTCACGCAAACCGACATCAAGGAATACCCGCTGCTTTCGCGGGGCAAGGTCCGCGACATCTACGAGATCGACGCGCAGACCCTGCTCATCGTCACCACCGACCGCATGTCGGCCTTTGACGTGATCATGGGTGAACCCATCCCCTACAAGGGCGTGATCCTGAACAGCATCACCCTGTTTTGGATGAACCGCTTCGCCGGGCTGGTGAAGAACCACCTGATCGAGCATGACGTGAACCGCTTTCCCGCGCCGCTCGCCCCCTACCGCGACATGCTGGAAGGCCGCGCCGTGATCGTGAAGAAGGCCAGGCCCCTGCCGGTGGAATGCATCGTGCGCGGGCACATCACCGGTTCCGGCTGGAAGGACTACAAGGCCACCGGCGCGGTGTGCGGCCACAAGCTGCCCGCCGGGCTGCTGGAATCGGCCAAGCTGGAAACCCCGCTGTTCACGCCTTCGACCAAGGCCGAACTTGGCGAGCACGACGAGAACATCAGCCTCGAACAGGCCGCAATGCTGCTGGGCGGCGACCTTGCCGCCAAGGTGCAGGAACTTTCCATCGCCATCTTCTCGCAGGCGCGCGAATACGCCGAAGGGCGCGGCATCATCATCGCCGACACCAAGTTCGAGTTCGGGTTGGTGGATGGCGAACTGATCCTGATCGACGAGGTGCTGACCCCCGATTCGTCGCGCTTCTGGCCCGCCGCCGGGTACGCGCCCGGCAAGGGGCAGCCCAGCTTCGACAAGCAGTACCTGCGCGACTGGCTGGCCTCGCAGCCGTGGGACAAGACCCCGCCGCCCCCGGCCCTGCCGGAACACGTGGTTGCCGAGACGGGGAAGAAGTACCGCGAGGCGTATGAGATTCTCACCGGGCAAAAATTGTCCGTCTAG
- a CDS encoding enoyl-ACP reductase FabI has translation MLLAGKKALIFGVANNKSIAYGISKEFKDQGAQLAFSYVGEAIQKRVEPICEELGGDYTFACDVTDDAQVAAAADFVREKWGAVDVIVHSVAFAHRDDLHGRFIDTTRDGFKLALDVSAYSLVTLCKAFEPLLNPGSSVLTMTYYGSQKVITNYNVMGVAKAALEASVRYLAVDLGEKGVRINGLSAGPIKTLAASGISGFKNILNHIEEHAPLRRNVTIEDVGRAAVFLASDLSSAMTGEVVFVDSGYNVMGI, from the coding sequence ATGCTGCTCGCAGGAAAGAAGGCTCTGATCTTCGGCGTGGCCAACAACAAGAGCATTGCCTACGGCATTTCCAAGGAATTCAAGGACCAGGGCGCCCAGCTGGCCTTCAGCTACGTGGGCGAGGCCATCCAGAAGCGCGTGGAACCCATCTGCGAAGAACTGGGCGGCGACTACACCTTTGCCTGTGACGTCACCGACGACGCCCAGGTGGCCGCCGCCGCCGACTTCGTGCGCGAAAAATGGGGCGCCGTGGACGTCATCGTCCATTCCGTGGCCTTTGCCCACCGCGACGATCTGCACGGTCGCTTCATCGACACCACCCGCGACGGCTTCAAGCTGGCGCTGGACGTTTCCGCCTATTCGCTGGTGACGCTGTGCAAGGCCTTCGAGCCGCTGCTGAACCCCGGCTCCTCGGTGCTGACCATGACCTACTACGGCTCGCAGAAGGTCATCACCAACTACAACGTCATGGGCGTGGCCAAGGCCGCGCTGGAAGCCTCCGTCCGCTACCTTGCCGTGGACCTGGGCGAGAAGGGCGTGCGCATCAACGGCCTGAGCGCCGGTCCCATCAAGACCCTGGCCGCGTCGGGCATCTCCGGTTTCAAGAACATCCTGAACCACATCGAGGAACATGCGCCCCTGCGCCGCAACGTGACCATCGAGGACGTGGGCCGCGCGGCGGTGTTCCTGGCCTCCGACCTGTCGTCCGCCATGACGGGCGAGGTGGTGTTTGTGGATTCGGGCTATAACGTCATGGGCATCTAG
- a CDS encoding methylated-DNA--[protein]-cysteine S-methyltransferase, whose product MPQRRSATPRRGTAALDIPDTALFDEVRERLVAGPLSLILHWRAHNGAKRLREITMSWDGAALATAPAARDGWTNPRPDAWPGLPAGPVTAHGRAVQAALADYVAGKPVRWPDLPFLLDGLTPFTRDVLLALRDKVPHGQITTYGGLAALAGRPGAARGVGQIMARNPWPLVIPCHRVLGGSGRNIRLHGFGASGLPMKRWLLLLEGAIDDTMKD is encoded by the coding sequence ATGCCCCAACGTCGTTCAGCCACTCCCCGCCGCGGCACCGCCGCGCTCGACATCCCCGACACCGCACTATTCGACGAGGTGCGCGAACGCCTGGTGGCCGGTCCGCTCTCGCTGATCCTGCACTGGCGCGCACACAACGGGGCGAAAAGGCTGCGCGAAATCACCATGAGTTGGGACGGTGCGGCGCTGGCTACCGCGCCCGCTGCACGCGACGGCTGGACCAATCCGCGCCCGGATGCCTGGCCCGGCCTGCCCGCAGGCCCGGTCACCGCACATGGCCGCGCCGTGCAGGCCGCACTGGCCGACTACGTGGCCGGAAAGCCAGTCCGTTGGCCCGACCTGCCCTTTCTGCTGGACGGGCTGACCCCGTTCACCCGCGACGTGCTGCTGGCCCTGCGCGACAAGGTACCGCACGGGCAGATCACCACCTACGGCGGACTGGCCGCACTGGCAGGCCGCCCCGGCGCGGCGCGCGGGGTGGGGCAGATCATGGCGCGCAACCCGTGGCCGCTGGTCATCCCCTGTCACCGGGTGCTGGGCGGTTCTGGCCGCAACATCCGGCTGCACGGCTTCGGCGCGTCCGGCCTGCCCATGAAACGCTGGTTGCTGCTGCTGGAAGGGGCCATCGACGACACCATGAAGGACTGA
- a CDS encoding TIGR01212 family radical SAM protein (This family includes YhcC from E. coli K-12, an uncharacterized radical SAM protein.), translated as MENTTTRLHLLATYLRLRFGARVQKVPLDAGFSCPNRDGTLSRGGCVFCNPRGSGSGLGEDGLTLEEQWTVWTGRYARTRNAGLFIAYLQSFSNTYGPIDKLRHVLGVLPTLPGIVGAAVGTRPDCVDNERLDMVAALPLPEVWLELGLQSAHDATLARINRGHDAATSERAVQAAAARGLRVCAHLIAGLPGESGDDFLATVDWVNRLPVHGVKFHGLYVCEGTALARQWRAGDYSPLAREAYADLIARALPRLRPEIVIQRLTGDPAGDELLAPDWANDKRATTARIHELLAQRDTWQGKDVAKDAPSGPDAQTGQTGPSALPAKSGPPAWFSVPPHRLPGAAPRLCDTAHARAWEAEYAAACAAFPHLRPVTGRE; from the coding sequence ATGGAAAACACCACGACCCGGCTGCACCTGCTGGCGACGTATTTGCGGTTGCGCTTCGGCGCGCGCGTCCAGAAGGTGCCGCTCGACGCCGGCTTCTCCTGCCCCAACCGCGACGGAACGCTGTCGCGCGGGGGCTGCGTGTTCTGCAACCCGCGCGGATCCGGTTCCGGGCTTGGCGAAGATGGGCTGACGCTGGAAGAACAGTGGACGGTCTGGACGGGACGTTACGCCCGCACGCGCAACGCCGGTCTGTTCATAGCCTATTTGCAATCGTTTTCCAACACATATGGGCCAATTGACAAATTACGCCATGTTCTCGGCGTGTTGCCAACACTGCCGGGCATCGTGGGGGCGGCAGTGGGGACTCGCCCTGATTGTGTGGACAATGAACGGCTGGACATGGTGGCGGCACTCCCCCTTCCGGAGGTCTGGCTGGAACTGGGGTTGCAGTCCGCCCACGACGCCACGCTGGCCCGCATCAACCGGGGGCACGACGCCGCCACGTCCGAACGAGCCGTGCAGGCTGCTGCCGCGCGAGGGCTGCGGGTATGCGCGCACCTTATTGCCGGGCTGCCCGGAGAGAGCGGCGACGATTTTCTGGCCACGGTGGACTGGGTGAACCGGCTGCCGGTGCACGGGGTGAAGTTTCACGGCCTGTACGTGTGCGAAGGCACCGCACTGGCCCGGCAATGGCGGGCCGGGGACTACTCCCCGCTGGCGCGCGAGGCGTACGCGGACCTCATTGCCCGCGCCCTGCCCCGGCTGCGTCCGGAAATCGTCATCCAGCGCCTGACCGGCGATCCGGCGGGGGATGAACTGCTGGCCCCGGACTGGGCCAACGACAAGCGCGCCACCACCGCGCGCATCCACGAACTGCTGGCCCAGCGGGATACGTGGCAGGGAAAGGACGTGGCGAAAGATGCCCCGAGCGGACCGGATGCGCAGACGGGCCAGACGGGACCGTCAGCCCTGCCCGCAAAGTCAGGCCCGCCTGCATGGTTCTCCGTGCCGCCCCATCGCCTGCCGGGGGCCGCGCCGCGCCTGTGCGATACGGCACACGCCCGCGCATGGGAAGCGGAGTACGCGGCGGCCTGCGCAGCATTCCCGCATCTGCGCCCCGTGACGGGCCGGGAGTGA
- a CDS encoding rod shape-determining protein, giving the protein MAKILDFVLGMFSNDLAIDLGTANTCVYVKGQGIVLREPSVVAVKKDTRGNNVVLAVGHDAKRMLGRTPGNIQAIRPMKDGVIADFEITEAMLRHFISKVHNSRRLVRPRIMICVPTGITQVEKRAVKESAQSAGAREVYLIEEPMAAAIGANLPIQEPTSNMVVDIGGGTTEVAVISLSGIVYSRSVRVGGDKMDEAIMTHVKRKYNMLIGESSAEEIKIKIASAYPMDPEQQLEVKGRDLVTGIPQNIIITSEEVRKAISEQVESIVQAVRIALEQTPPELAADIVDRGIVLTGGGGLLKGLDQLLREETSLPITVVDDPLSTVVIGTGKALDNLHILKEVCID; this is encoded by the coding sequence ATGGCAAAGATACTGGATTTCGTCCTTGGAATGTTTTCCAACGACCTGGCCATTGACCTGGGTACGGCCAATACCTGCGTCTACGTCAAGGGCCAGGGCATCGTGCTGCGCGAACCTTCGGTGGTTGCGGTGAAAAAGGACACGCGCGGCAACAACGTGGTGCTGGCCGTGGGCCACGACGCCAAGCGCATGCTGGGCCGCACCCCCGGAAACATCCAGGCCATCCGGCCCATGAAGGACGGCGTCATCGCCGACTTCGAGATTACCGAGGCCATGCTGCGCCACTTCATCTCCAAGGTGCACAATTCCCGCCGCCTGGTGCGTCCGCGCATCATGATCTGCGTGCCCACCGGGATCACCCAGGTGGAAAAGCGCGCGGTGAAGGAATCTGCCCAGAGCGCGGGCGCGCGCGAAGTGTACCTGATCGAGGAACCCATGGCCGCGGCCATCGGCGCCAACCTGCCCATTCAGGAACCCACCTCGAACATGGTCGTGGACATCGGCGGCGGCACCACCGAAGTGGCCGTCATCTCGCTGTCGGGCATCGTCTATTCGCGCTCGGTGCGCGTGGGCGGCGACAAGATGGACGAGGCGATCATGACCCACGTCAAGCGCAAGTACAACATGCTCATCGGCGAATCGTCGGCGGAAGAGATCAAGATCAAGATCGCCTCCGCCTACCCCATGGACCCCGAGCAGCAGCTCGAGGTGAAGGGCCGCGACCTCGTCACCGGCATTCCGCAGAATATCATCATCACCTCCGAAGAGGTGCGCAAGGCCATTTCCGAGCAGGTCGAAAGCATTGTCCAGGCGGTACGCATCGCGCTGGAGCAGACCCCGCCGGAACTGGCGGCCGACATCGTGGACCGGGGCATCGTGCTCACGGGCGGCGGCGGCCTTCTGAAGGGGCTCGACCAGCTGCTGCGCGAAGAAACCTCGCTGCCCATCACCGTGGTGGACGATCCGCTCTCCACCGTGGTCATCGGCACCGGCAAGGCGCTGGACAATCTGCACATCCTGAAGGAGGTGTGCATAGATTAA
- the mreC gene encoding rod shape-determining protein MreC, which produces MLDRLAEHAGLEFVGAILKPGVWARDQVVSSWNNYLDLVGVREENEALREQVRTLSQQVQVASEARAELARLRALLELEPPEGWRPLGARVVANRLGPQAALESAIISRGYYSGAGPGTPVVTHEGVVGRVYRAGPYTATVLLLTDPGSRIAVLSATNRTAGILVGTGPRGLLEMKYVPQNARIEVGELVLTSGLEGAFPKAVLVARVESVSQSDLSLFQTVYASPLADLEALEEVLLLERPPVQPGAHTPPLPAVNATQGGGPGAGHGPGQGNATSGHGGQRVQPVLPAQPVQSGQQGARAPRPQPSAQPTAQPSGQQSGQQSGQPPAQQPGQSPRQ; this is translated from the coding sequence GTGCTCGACAGGCTGGCGGAACACGCCGGTCTGGAATTCGTGGGCGCCATCCTGAAGCCGGGCGTGTGGGCGAGGGACCAGGTCGTTTCGTCGTGGAACAATTACCTCGACCTGGTCGGGGTGCGCGAAGAAAACGAGGCGCTGCGCGAGCAGGTGCGCACTCTTTCGCAACAGGTGCAGGTTGCCTCCGAAGCGCGGGCCGAACTGGCCCGCCTGCGCGCGTTGCTGGAACTGGAACCCCCCGAAGGCTGGCGGCCCCTTGGCGCGCGCGTGGTGGCCAACAGGCTTGGCCCCCAGGCCGCGCTGGAATCGGCCATCATCAGCCGGGGCTACTATTCCGGCGCGGGGCCGGGCACGCCCGTGGTCACCCACGAAGGCGTGGTGGGCCGCGTGTACCGCGCAGGGCCGTACACCGCCACCGTGTTGCTGCTGACCGATCCGGGCAGCCGCATCGCCGTGCTCAGCGCCACCAACCGCACGGCGGGCATCTTGGTGGGCACCGGCCCGCGCGGCCTGCTGGAAATGAAATACGTGCCCCAGAACGCCCGCATCGAGGTGGGTGAACTGGTGTTGACCTCTGGCCTTGAGGGAGCCTTTCCCAAGGCGGTGCTGGTGGCCCGCGTGGAAAGCGTGTCCCAGTCCGATCTTTCGCTGTTCCAGACCGTCTACGCCAGCCCCCTGGCCGACCTGGAGGCCCTGGAAGAGGTGCTGCTGCTGGAACGGCCCCCCGTGCAGCCCGGCGCGCACACCCCGCCCCTGCCCGCGGTCAATGCCACGCAGGGGGGGGGGCCGGGCGCCGGCCACGGCCCCGGGCAGGGCAATGCCACCTCGGGGCACGGCGGCCAGCGCGTGCAGCCCGTGTTGCCTGCCCAGCCTGTCCAGTCCGGTCAGCAGGGGGCACGAGCGCCACGTCCGCAGCCGTCCGCACAGCCGACCGCACAGCCGTCTGGGCAACAATCCGGGCAACAGTCCGGGCAGCCGCCTGCACAGCAGCCTGGGCAGTCCCCCCGGCAATAG
- the mrdA gene encoding penicillin-binding protein 2, translating to MRIQFEPEGFQPPRAGLILLQCIVAGLFFLFVVRFWYLQIHRGEEFARLARENRLRQERIYASRGLLRDRDGRLLAENRPAFGLALVREDCRDIPSTLAQVSEWTGIPLDQLTAKFNQDRQRVKPFEHLLLISDMSFDLLARIENRVLQWPGLEIVTRSKRNYPQGELMAHILGYVAEANEKELEDDKDLNLGDFVGKQGLELVLERRLRGQKGLHQLEVDVLGRQLNKKLVQEPVSGENIDLAIDLELQQVAWDALEDETGCVVAMDPDTGKLLALVTKPSFDNNAFAAGLSMKEWTALRDNPRHPLQNRVIQSVYPPGSVWKLMMAGMLLNEGVNPTDSVWCTGEVALGKQVFRCWKKGGHGRVDMMRSLIESCDVYYYQMSDRFGIDKIEAFAKACGFGAPTGIDLPHEKSGLVPSRAWKRRRFGEPWHRGETLNVSIGQGFTLVTPVQVAAFVSALMNGGKLLKPSLLAGEDPMVRASLPFTAAGRKMILDGMRMTVNDDRGTAKVLRRPDAVMGGKTGTAQVTKLKMVGDVRVRTENLAYEHRDHAWIATWGEKAGKRLVVVVMLEHGGHGGSDAGPVARRVYDKFFGPPPGASSGAAQQAPAGQVVPASPASPATSDVAAPARQLQPAPAAPATPPSRPDQAAGAPRQPGQKAQPDQQDQPDQQDRQDQQDRQEEGLRIVPTVRSARPAGRDRATPSEVEDAREGQRRYDPDIFDPDAATPDGRGSDDGVVPPLRRFQNVAPEDGQ from the coding sequence ATGCGCATCCAGTTTGAGCCGGAAGGCTTCCAGCCGCCCCGTGCGGGCCTGATACTGCTCCAGTGCATCGTGGCTGGGCTGTTTTTCCTGTTCGTGGTGCGCTTCTGGTATCTGCAGATCCACCGGGGCGAGGAATTCGCGCGGCTGGCCCGCGAGAACCGGCTGCGTCAGGAACGCATCTACGCCTCGCGCGGGCTGCTGCGCGACCGTGACGGGCGTCTGCTGGCCGAAAACCGGCCCGCCTTCGGCCTGGCCCTGGTGCGCGAAGACTGCCGCGACATTCCCTCCACCCTGGCCCAGGTCAGCGAGTGGACGGGCATTCCCCTCGATCAGCTCACCGCCAAGTTCAATCAGGACCGCCAGCGGGTGAAGCCCTTCGAGCATCTGCTGCTCATTTCCGACATGTCCTTCGACCTGCTGGCGCGCATCGAGAACCGCGTGCTGCAATGGCCGGGCCTTGAGATCGTCACCCGCTCCAAGCGCAACTACCCGCAGGGCGAGCTGATGGCCCACATCCTGGGGTACGTGGCCGAGGCCAACGAAAAGGAACTGGAAGACGACAAGGATCTGAACCTTGGCGACTTCGTGGGCAAGCAGGGGCTGGAACTGGTGCTGGAGCGCCGTCTGCGCGGCCAGAAGGGCCTGCACCAGCTGGAAGTGGACGTGCTGGGCCGCCAGTTGAACAAGAAGCTGGTGCAGGAGCCGGTGAGCGGCGAGAACATCGATCTCGCCATCGACCTTGAGTTGCAGCAGGTGGCCTGGGACGCGCTGGAGGACGAAACCGGCTGCGTGGTGGCCATGGACCCGGACACCGGCAAGCTGCTGGCGCTGGTCACCAAGCCTTCGTTCGACAACAACGCCTTTGCCGCCGGTCTTTCGATGAAGGAATGGACGGCCCTGCGCGACAACCCCCGCCACCCCCTGCAGAACCGCGTCATCCAGAGCGTGTATCCGCCCGGCTCGGTGTGGAAGCTGATGATGGCGGGCATGCTGCTGAACGAGGGCGTGAACCCCACGGACTCGGTGTGGTGCACGGGCGAGGTGGCCCTGGGCAAGCAGGTGTTCCGCTGCTGGAAGAAGGGCGGCCACGGCCGCGTGGACATGATGCGTTCGCTCATCGAATCGTGCGACGTGTACTACTACCAGATGAGCGACCGCTTCGGCATCGACAAGATCGAGGCCTTTGCCAAGGCCTGCGGCTTCGGCGCGCCCACGGGCATCGACCTGCCGCACGAAAAGTCGGGCCTGGTGCCCTCCAGGGCATGGAAGCGCCGCCGCTTCGGCGAGCCGTGGCACCGGGGCGAAACGCTGAACGTCTCCATCGGCCAGGGTTTCACCCTGGTCACGCCGGTGCAGGTGGCGGCCTTCGTGTCCGCCCTGATGAACGGGGGCAAGCTGCTGAAGCCCAGCCTGCTGGCAGGCGAGGACCCGATGGTGCGGGCCTCGCTGCCGTTCACCGCCGCAGGCCGCAAGATGATTCTCGACGGCATGCGCATGACCGTCAATGACGACCGGGGCACCGCCAAGGTGCTGCGCCGTCCCGATGCCGTCATGGGCGGCAAGACCGGCACCGCGCAGGTCACCAAGCTGAAGATGGTGGGCGACGTGCGTGTGCGCACCGAAAACCTGGCCTACGAGCACCGCGACCACGCCTGGATAGCCACCTGGGGTGAAAAGGCGGGCAAGCGGCTGGTGGTTGTGGTCATGCTGGAACACGGCGGCCATGGCGGTTCCGACGCCGGTCCCGTGGCGCGCCGGGTGTACGACAAGTTTTTCGGCCCGCCGCCGGGCGCATCGTCGGGTGCGGCGCAGCAAGCGCCTGCCGGGCAGGTTGTTCCCGCCAGTCCCGCGAGCCCGGCCACTTCGGATGTGGCCGCTCCGGCGCGGCAGTTGCAGCCCGCCCCCGCGGCCCCGGCCACGCCGCCCTCCCGTCCGGATCAGGCGGCGGGTGCGCCCAGGCAGCCGGGCCAAAAGGCCCAGCCCGATCAGCAGGACCAGCCCGATCAGCAGGACCGGCAGGACCAGCAGGACCGGCAGGAAGAAGGGCTGCGCATCGTGCCCACGGTGCGTTCGGCACGCCCTGCCGGACGTGACCGCGCGACGCCCTCCGAAGTCGAGGACGCCCGCGAAGGGCAGCGCCGCTACGATCCCGACATCTTCGATCCCGACGCCGCCACGCCGGACGGGCGGGGCAGCGACGACGGCGTGGTGCCGCCGCTGCGGCGCTTCCAGAACGTGGCCCCGGAGGACGGACAATGA